TCTTTACCCAGTTACAAACCGACGAATTTGCCCACGGCATCAATGAAGATGTGGTGCGCGCGATTTCGGCTAAGCGTAACGAACCTGAATGGATGCTTGAATTCCGTCTGAAGGCGTTCCGCGCCTGGGAACAGATGGAAGAGCCGCACTGGCTGAAAGCGCACTACGAAAAACTGGATTATCAGGATTACAGCTACTACTCCGCGCCGTCCTGCGGCAACTGCGATGACAGCTGTGCTTCTGAACCCGGCGCTACCCAAACCTCAGGCAGCGTCGCGTCAAGCGATTACCTGACGCAGGAAGTGGAAGAGGCGTTTAATCAGTTAGGTGTTCCGGTGCGTGAAGGTCGTGAAGTCGCGGTGGATGCGATTTTCGACTCCGTCTCCGTTTCGACCACCTATCGCGACAAGCTGGCCAAGCAGGGCATCATTTTCTGCTCCTTCGGCGAAGCTATTCACGATCATCCCGAGCTGGTGCAGAAGTATCTCGGCACTGTGGTGCCGCCAAACGATAACTTCTTTGCCGCGCTGAACTCTGCAGTGGCTTCCGACGGTACCTTCGTTTACATCCCGAAAGGCGTACGTTGCCCGATGGAGCTGTCGACCTATTTCCGTATCAATGCGGCTAAGACCGGTCAGTTCGAGCGCACCATTTTGATCGCCGACGAAGACAGTTACGTTAGCTACATCGAAGGTTGCTCCGCGCCCGTGCGTGACACCTATCAGCTGCACGCAGCCGTGGTAGAAGTGATCATCCACAAAAACGCGGAAGTAAAATATTCCACCGTGCAGAACTGGTTCCCGGGCGGTGAAGGCGAGGGCGGTATCCTCAACTTCGTCACCAAGCGTGCGCTGTGCGAAGGCGATCACAGCAAGATGTCCTGGACGCAGTCCGAGACCGGCTCTGCGATCACCTGGAAATACCCAAGCTGCATTCTGCGTGGCGATTACTCGATTGGTGAGTTCTACTCTGTGGCGTTGACCGCAGGCCGTCAGCAGGCCGATACCGGCACCAAGATGATTCACATTGGTAAAAACACCAAGTCGACCATCATCTCGAAAGGTATCTCTGCGGGTAAGAGCCAGAACACCTATCGCGGTCTGGTGAAAATCATGCCAACCGCCACCAACGCGCGTAACTTCACCCAGTGTGATTCGATGCTGATTGGTGCCGAGTGCGGTGCGCACACCTTCCCGTATGTGGAAACGCGTAACAACACGGCGCATCTGGAGCACGAAGCTACCACTTCGCGCATCGGTGAAGATCAGATGTTCTACTGCCTGCAGCGTGGCATCAGCGAAGAAGATGCGATTTCAATGATCGTCAACGGCTTCTGCAAAGACGTTTTCTCCGAGCTGCCACTGGAATTCGCTGTGGAAGCGCAAAAATTGTTAGCTATCAGCCTTGAGCACAGTGTGGGCTGATGCCCGTTGCCGGAAGCAATGTGAAGGAAAGAGTATGTTAAGCATTAAAGATTTGCAGGTTAGCGTTGAAGACAAAGAGATTTTGCGCGGTCTGAACCTTGAAGTGAAGCCGGGCGAAGTCCACGCCATCATGGGACCGAATGGTTCAGGTAAAAGTACCCTGTCTGCAACGCTGGCGGGTCGTGAAGATTACGAAGTCACTGGCGGTTCGGTCACGTTTAAAGGTAAAGACCTGCTGGAACTTGAGCCTGAAGAGCGTGCCGGTGAAGGCATCTTCATGGCGTTCCAGTATCCGGTAGAGATCCCGGGCGTCAGCAACCAGTTCTTCCTGCAGACTTCAGTCAACGCAGTACGTAAATACCGTGAGCAGGATCCCCTTGATCGTTTCGACTTCCAGGACTTTATCGAAGATAAAATCCAGCTGCTGAAGATGCCGGAAGATCTGCTGACCCGTTCAGTCAACGTCGGTTTCTCTGGCGGTGAGAAGAAGCGTAATGACATCCTGCAGATGGCGGCGCTGGAACCTGAGCTGTGTATCCTCGACGAAACTGACTCCGGTCTGGATATCGATGCGCTGAAAATCGTGGCAGAAGGCGTTAACAGCCTGCGCGACGGTAAGCGTTCATTCATTATTGTTACGCATTACCAGCGCATTCTGGATTACATCAAGCCAGACCACGTGCACGTGCTGTATCAGGGCAAGATCGTTAAGTCTGGCGATTTCTCACTGGTGAAACAGTTGGAGGAGCAAGGCTATGGCT
The sequence above is drawn from the Pantoea nemavictus genome and encodes:
- the sufB gene encoding Fe-S cluster assembly protein SufB, which translates into the protein MSRHSEASDDVQMWEGKLNYKEGFFTQLQTDEFAHGINEDVVRAISAKRNEPEWMLEFRLKAFRAWEQMEEPHWLKAHYEKLDYQDYSYYSAPSCGNCDDSCASEPGATQTSGSVASSDYLTQEVEEAFNQLGVPVREGREVAVDAIFDSVSVSTTYRDKLAKQGIIFCSFGEAIHDHPELVQKYLGTVVPPNDNFFAALNSAVASDGTFVYIPKGVRCPMELSTYFRINAAKTGQFERTILIADEDSYVSYIEGCSAPVRDTYQLHAAVVEVIIHKNAEVKYSTVQNWFPGGEGEGGILNFVTKRALCEGDHSKMSWTQSETGSAITWKYPSCILRGDYSIGEFYSVALTAGRQQADTGTKMIHIGKNTKSTIISKGISAGKSQNTYRGLVKIMPTATNARNFTQCDSMLIGAECGAHTFPYVETRNNTAHLEHEATTSRIGEDQMFYCLQRGISEEDAISMIVNGFCKDVFSELPLEFAVEAQKLLAISLEHSVG
- the sufC gene encoding Fe-S cluster assembly ATPase SufC, encoding MLSIKDLQVSVEDKEILRGLNLEVKPGEVHAIMGPNGSGKSTLSATLAGREDYEVTGGSVTFKGKDLLELEPEERAGEGIFMAFQYPVEIPGVSNQFFLQTSVNAVRKYREQDPLDRFDFQDFIEDKIQLLKMPEDLLTRSVNVGFSGGEKKRNDILQMAALEPELCILDETDSGLDIDALKIVAEGVNSLRDGKRSFIIVTHYQRILDYIKPDHVHVLYQGKIVKSGDFSLVKQLEEQGYGWLTDQE